A region from the Serinus canaria isolate serCan28SL12 chromosome 10, serCan2020, whole genome shotgun sequence genome encodes:
- the MYEF2 gene encoding myelin expression factor 2 isoform X1, with the protein MAESDRAEAAAPRRAEEAAGQAPQPPPQQQQQPAPQQQTPQQPPQDEEAAAAAAPGSGAGSANGVKMDNDETAKEGKAPVKEKFVAKAKAIPSLGNKNKFHPYAKEKNAGSGDKKAVNRNRVFISNIPYDMKWQAIKDLMREKVGEVTYVELFKDAEGKSRGCGVVEFKDEEFVKKALDTMNKYDLSGRPLNIKEDPEGEHARRALQRGGGQFPVGHGPDAAPGMMNLPPSILNNPNIPPEVISNLQAGRLGSTIFVANLDFKVGWKKLKEVFSIAGTVKRADIKEDKDGKSRGMGTVTFEQAIEAVQAISMFNGQFLFDRPMHVKMDDKSVPHEDFRVVDSKSSQLPRGLGGIGMGLGPGGQPISATQLSMGGGMGSMGPGGMGIDGPGFGGMSRMGGGLPGFRGMEGMPNMGGFGVNRMGEMFRGGMGANMEREFGRGDMALNRGFGESFGRMGGAMIGVFAGGMGAPSMGPVRSGMSGGMGGMNNMAGGMGMDRMGSGFDRMGPAMGGGLDRNMDIDRGFVPGPMGGGMRERLGSKGNQIFVRNLPFDLTWQKLKEKFSQCGHVMFAEIKMENGKSKGCGTVRFDSPESAEKACRIMNGIKISGREIDVRLDRNA; encoded by the exons ATGGCGGAGAGCGACAGGGCGGAggcggccgcgccgcgccgAGCCGAGGAGGCGGCCGGCCAGGCGCCACAGCCGCcgccgcagcagcagcagcagccggcACCGCAACAACAGACGCCGCAACAACCGCCGCAGGAtgaggaggcggcggcggccgcggcacCCGGTAGCGGCGCGGGCAGCGCAAATGGCGTCAAAAT GGATAATGATGAGACAGCAAAAGAAGGGAAAGCACCTGTGAAAGAAAAGTTCGTTGCAAAAGCAAAGGCAATTCCTTCTCTTGGAAACAAGAATAAATTCCACCCCTATGCAAAGGAGAAGAATGCAGGCTCTGGAGACAAGAAGGCTGTTAATCGCAATAGAGTTTTTATTAGCAACATCCCGTATGACATGAAATGGCAAGCTATTAAAGACCTGATGAGAGAGAAAG TTGGTGAGGTTACATACGTGGAGCTGTTTAAGGATGCTGAAGGAAAATCAAGG GGCTGTGG TGTGGTTGAATTCAAAGATGAAGAATTTGTTAAGAAGGCATTAGACACTATGAACAAATATGATCTTAGTGGAAGACCCCTGAATATTAAAGAG GATCCTGAAGGGGAGCATGCTCGTAGGGCACTGCAGCGGGGAGGAGGGCAGTTTCCAGTAGGACATGGACCTGATGCAGCACCTGGAATGATGAATTTGCCACCTTCAATTCTCAATAATCCAAACATTCCTCCTGAGGTTATCAGTAATTTGCAAGCAGGCAGGCTTGGATCCACGATTTTTGTTGCCAAT cTTGACTTCAAAGTTGGCTGGAAGAAACTGAAGGAAGTATTCAGCATTGCTGGAACTGTGAAGCGTGCAGACATCAAAGAAGATAAAGATGGCAAGAGTCGAGGAATGGGGACAGTTACCTTTGAACAAGCAATTGAAGCTGTTCAAGCAATAT CTATGTTCAATGGACAATTCCTGTTTGATAGACCTATGCATGTAAAAATG GATGACAAATCAGTTCCTCATGAAGACTTCCGTGTTGTGGACAGCAAAAGCTCACAATTACCTC gTGGTCTTGGTGGCATTGGTATGGGACTTGGACCAGGTGGACAGCCCATCAGTGCAACACAGCTGAGCATGGGTGGTGGAATGGGGAGCATGGGTCCGGGAG GTATGGGAATAGACGGCCCAGGATTTGGTGGAATGAGTAGAATGGGAGGCG GACTTCCTGGATTTCGTGGAATGGAAGGAATGCCTAACATGGGAGGATTTGGAGTCAACCGAATGGGAG AAATGTTCCGTGGTGGAATGGGAGCAAACATGGAAAGAGAATTTGGTCGTGGTGACATGGCATTGAACCGTGGTTTTGGAGAGTCTTTTGGAAGGATGG gTGGTGCAATGATTGGTGTTTTTGCAGGAGGAATGGGAGCACCTAGCATGGGCCCAGTAAGATCTGGAATGA GTGGTGGAATGGGTGGTATGAACAATATGGCTGGAGGAATGGGAATGGATCGGATGGGCTCCGGTTTTGATCGAATGGGACCTGCCATGGGTGGAGGCCTGGACAGGAACATGGACATTGATCGAGGATTTGTGCCTGGCCCGATGGGAGGTGGCATGAGAGAGAGATTAGGCTCTAAAGGCAACCAGATATTTGTGAGAAAT CTTCCTTTTGACTTGACCTGGCAGAAGCTAAAGGAGAAATTCAGTCAATGTG GTCATGTAatgtttgcagaaataaaaatggagaatGGAAAATCAAAGGGCTGTGGAACAGTCAGATTTGACTCACCAGAATCTGCTGAAAAGGCCTGTAGGATAATGAACGGCATAAAAATCAGTGGCAGAGAAATTGATGTCCGCTTGGATCGCAATGCATAA
- the MYEF2 gene encoding myelin expression factor 2 isoform X2, translating into MAESDRAEAAAPRRAEEAAGQAPQPPPQQQQQPAPQQQTPQQPPQDEEAAAAAAPGSGAGSANGVKMDNDETAKEGKAPVKEKFVAKAKAIPSLGNKNKFHPYAKEKNAGSGDKKAVNRNRVFISNIPYDMKWQAIKDLMREKVGEVTYVELFKDAEGKSRGCGVVEFKDEEFVKKALDTMNKYDLSGRPLNIKEDPEGEHARRALQRGGGQFPVGHGPDAAPGMMNLPPSILNNPNIPPEVISNLQAGRLGSTIFVANLDFKVGWKKLKEVFSIAGTVKRADIKEDKDGKSRGMGTVTFEQAIEAVQAISMFNGQFLFDRPMHVKMDDKSVPHEDFRVVDSKSSQLPRGLGGIGMGLGPGGQPISATQLSMGGGMGSMGPGGMGIDGPGFGGMSRMGGGLPGFRGMEGMPNMGGFGVNRMGEMFRGGMGANMEREFGRGDMALNRGFGESFGRMGGGMGGMNNMAGGMGMDRMGSGFDRMGPAMGGGLDRNMDIDRGFVPGPMGGGMRERLGSKGNQIFVRNLPFDLTWQKLKEKFSQCGHVMFAEIKMENGKSKGCGTVRFDSPESAEKACRIMNGIKISGREIDVRLDRNA; encoded by the exons ATGGCGGAGAGCGACAGGGCGGAggcggccgcgccgcgccgAGCCGAGGAGGCGGCCGGCCAGGCGCCACAGCCGCcgccgcagcagcagcagcagccggcACCGCAACAACAGACGCCGCAACAACCGCCGCAGGAtgaggaggcggcggcggccgcggcacCCGGTAGCGGCGCGGGCAGCGCAAATGGCGTCAAAAT GGATAATGATGAGACAGCAAAAGAAGGGAAAGCACCTGTGAAAGAAAAGTTCGTTGCAAAAGCAAAGGCAATTCCTTCTCTTGGAAACAAGAATAAATTCCACCCCTATGCAAAGGAGAAGAATGCAGGCTCTGGAGACAAGAAGGCTGTTAATCGCAATAGAGTTTTTATTAGCAACATCCCGTATGACATGAAATGGCAAGCTATTAAAGACCTGATGAGAGAGAAAG TTGGTGAGGTTACATACGTGGAGCTGTTTAAGGATGCTGAAGGAAAATCAAGG GGCTGTGG TGTGGTTGAATTCAAAGATGAAGAATTTGTTAAGAAGGCATTAGACACTATGAACAAATATGATCTTAGTGGAAGACCCCTGAATATTAAAGAG GATCCTGAAGGGGAGCATGCTCGTAGGGCACTGCAGCGGGGAGGAGGGCAGTTTCCAGTAGGACATGGACCTGATGCAGCACCTGGAATGATGAATTTGCCACCTTCAATTCTCAATAATCCAAACATTCCTCCTGAGGTTATCAGTAATTTGCAAGCAGGCAGGCTTGGATCCACGATTTTTGTTGCCAAT cTTGACTTCAAAGTTGGCTGGAAGAAACTGAAGGAAGTATTCAGCATTGCTGGAACTGTGAAGCGTGCAGACATCAAAGAAGATAAAGATGGCAAGAGTCGAGGAATGGGGACAGTTACCTTTGAACAAGCAATTGAAGCTGTTCAAGCAATAT CTATGTTCAATGGACAATTCCTGTTTGATAGACCTATGCATGTAAAAATG GATGACAAATCAGTTCCTCATGAAGACTTCCGTGTTGTGGACAGCAAAAGCTCACAATTACCTC gTGGTCTTGGTGGCATTGGTATGGGACTTGGACCAGGTGGACAGCCCATCAGTGCAACACAGCTGAGCATGGGTGGTGGAATGGGGAGCATGGGTCCGGGAG GTATGGGAATAGACGGCCCAGGATTTGGTGGAATGAGTAGAATGGGAGGCG GACTTCCTGGATTTCGTGGAATGGAAGGAATGCCTAACATGGGAGGATTTGGAGTCAACCGAATGGGAG AAATGTTCCGTGGTGGAATGGGAGCAAACATGGAAAGAGAATTTGGTCGTGGTGACATGGCATTGAACCGTGGTTTTGGAGAGTCTTTTGGAAGGATGG GTGGTGGAATGGGTGGTATGAACAATATGGCTGGAGGAATGGGAATGGATCGGATGGGCTCCGGTTTTGATCGAATGGGACCTGCCATGGGTGGAGGCCTGGACAGGAACATGGACATTGATCGAGGATTTGTGCCTGGCCCGATGGGAGGTGGCATGAGAGAGAGATTAGGCTCTAAAGGCAACCAGATATTTGTGAGAAAT CTTCCTTTTGACTTGACCTGGCAGAAGCTAAAGGAGAAATTCAGTCAATGTG GTCATGTAatgtttgcagaaataaaaatggagaatGGAAAATCAAAGGGCTGTGGAACAGTCAGATTTGACTCACCAGAATCTGCTGAAAAGGCCTGTAGGATAATGAACGGCATAAAAATCAGTGGCAGAGAAATTGATGTCCGCTTGGATCGCAATGCATAA